A stretch of DNA from Leptolyngbya subtilissima AS-A7:
AGTTGTTGTAGGCGAGAACGATCTTAAAACGGCTGTGGCAACTCTTAAGGCTGGAGCCGCCGACTATTTGGTGAGAGATCAGCTCACTCCCGAGGCGCTAAGTTTAGCGCTGCGATCGGCGATGTCTGAAGAGAGTGCCAAACCTAGCGTCTCAGCAAACTTAAACCATCAGCCCAGCACCGCCTCGCTCGAAACCACAATTGCTACCCCCCAGCCGCCCTACGCAGAGCTGGTCGCCGCCCTGCCGCAGATTGTGTGGATAGCCGATCGCACCGGGAGCATCAACTATTGGAACCAGCGCTGGTATGAGTACACTGGCCGCAGTGCAGCCGAACCGGTGGAGTCGGCTGGTGGTGGCTGCCAACCCCACGACTATGACCCCACCCTGCTCACGTGGACCGAATCGATGATCGCAGGCCAGACCTTTGCCATTGAGCACCGTCTGCGCCGCCACGATGGTGTTTATCGCTGGGTGATGAACCGGGGTGTGCCCACGCGCGACCCCGACGGACAGCTCACGGGCTGGGTGGGCACCATGATCGACATCGATGACCAGAAGTACCTAGAGGAGCGCTTTCAGCTCGTTGTTCAAGCGGTGAATGGGCTGGTGTTTGACGTCAGCAAGGTGAGTCTAGACGGGGACGATCGCGTCTACCGCTCTGAGCAACTGTTCGATCTAGTTGGGGTGCCTGCCTCTGAGGCCCCACCCACATCGCGGTGGTGGGAAGACCGCATTCATCCCGACGATCGGCCACGACTGCGCCACCGCATGGTGGAGCTCTTCGCCAGCTCTAGCCAGCTCTACGAATTAGACTACCGGATTCGCCACGAGGAGGGTCGCTGGGTCGATGTCTGGGAGCGGGGCTGCCTGGTGCGCGATGAGCAGGGGCAGGTGGTGCGCGTGGTGGGTTCCACGGTCGATATCAGCCAGCAGCAGGCGGCCCTGCGCGATCGCAACCAGGCCGAACTGCGGCTGCGCAAGGTCCTGATTCAACTGGAAGCGGCTCTCTCTGCCGGGTCGGTCTACACCTGGTGCTGGAGTATTCGCAAGAATCGGGTGGTGGCTAACCGCAGCTTTGCCCAGCTGTTTGGCCTTGACCCCGAGCGCGTTGCTGCCGGGGTGCGCCTGGAGAAATTTATCACCATCATTCACCCCGACGACCGGGCACGGGTGGCGGCAGCTATTGACCAGGCGATCGCCACTGGCAACAGCTGCGCCGCCGAGTTTCGCATCTGCAATCCCCAAGGTGAGGAGCGTTGGGTAATTGCGCGCGGACAGGCCGAATACGACAGCGAGGGCAATGCCGTAATCTTTCCCGGGGCGCTGGCCGACATTAGCGATCGCAAGCGCGTCGAAATTGCCCTAAAGCAAAAAAATCAGGAGGCTGAAGCCAGCCAACGCACCCTCGATGCCTTAATGGCCTACATTCCCGAAGGCATTACCATCGCCGATGCGCCCGATGTGCGCGTTCGCCAAGTCAGCCGCTACGGGCAACAGTTGACTGGGCGCCCCTTAGAAGAAGTGGAGGGCCTGCCCGCCGCCGCCCATCCAGAAGCATGGCAGGTTTTTTCCACCGACGGCAGCCTCGCCACCCCCGAAGCGCTGCCCCTCACCCGCGCCGTGCAAAACGGTGAGGTCATTACCAACGAGGAATGGCTACTGCAAACCGCGGCTGGGCAAAGGCTGGTGCTGCTGTGCAACGCTGGCCCAATTTACAACCAGGAGGGCACAATTACTGGCGGCATTATCGCCTGGCGAGACATTACTGAGTTCAAACAGACCGAAATTGCCCTACAGCGCCACCAGGAACACCTAAATCTGGCCATGGCAGCCGCCCGCATGGGCAGCTGGGACTGGGATATTCAGCTTGATGTGGTGCAGTTTTCTGACAACGTAAAACGCCTATTTGACCTCGATCGCGATCGCGACGACTGCTACGAAAGCGTCATGGCTATGGTTCACCCCGACGATTTACCTCGGGTTGAACGCGCGCTGCATGACGCGGTTCATAAACAGGCCGAGTACAATGTTGAGTTACGGGTCATCAGGTCCGATGGCACGGTGTGCTGGATCTTGAGCTTGGGGCGGGTTTTCTATAGCGCTATGGGCATTCCGCTTAACATGACGGGCATTGACATCGACATTACCGATCGCAAGCAGGCCGAGCTAGCCCTGCAACAGACCACCGAACGGCTCAATGTTGCCCTCAAGAGCGCGCCGATTAGCTTGTTTAACCAAGATCTTGACCTGCGCTACACCTGGATTTATAACCCCACCCACGATCTAGACAAAGACCAGGTAATCGGCCAGCGCGACGAAGATCTGGCATCGCCGGAGACAGCGGCCCACTTGACCTACCTCAAGCGCCAGGTCATTACCACCGGCATCGGCCTGCGCGAAGAGGTCAAGGTGGTTGCCAACGGGCAAACCTCCTACTACGACCTAACCATCGACCCCATTCACGATGACCAAAACGCCATTATCGGCGTCACCTGCGCCGCTGTAGACATCAGTGAAAGAGTCCAGATTGCCACCGAACGTCAGCAGGCCACCACCGCCCTACAGGAGAGTGAAGACTGCCTGCGCATGGCGATCGAGTCGGCCAACATGGGCATTTGGGACTGGAACCTACTCACCAATCAGCTGAACTGGGACACGGGCTGTAAAGCCATATTTGGCCTTCCCCCCGAGGCCGACAGCAGTCCTGAGCGATTTTACGAAGGGTTGCATCCTGACGATCGCGA
This window harbors:
- a CDS encoding PAS domain-containing protein — its product is MTPPERIVLLVSSSPGQADRLRQMLQHEAAFSYQVVGSSGDGQTSQDQLLQVDGILLDLYPSDGDSGDRLKQLQQSWGEAAPIVVVGENDLKTAVATLKAGAADYLVRDQLTPEALSLALRSAMSEESAKPSVSANLNHQPSTASLETTIATPQPPYAELVAALPQIVWIADRTGSINYWNQRWYEYTGRSAAEPVESAGGGCQPHDYDPTLLTWTESMIAGQTFAIEHRLRRHDGVYRWVMNRGVPTRDPDGQLTGWVGTMIDIDDQKYLEERFQLVVQAVNGLVFDVSKVSLDGDDRVYRSEQLFDLVGVPASEAPPTSRWWEDRIHPDDRPRLRHRMVELFASSSQLYELDYRIRHEEGRWVDVWERGCLVRDEQGQVVRVVGSTVDISQQQAALRDRNQAELRLRKVLIQLEAALSAGSVYTWCWSIRKNRVVANRSFAQLFGLDPERVAAGVRLEKFITIIHPDDRARVAAAIDQAIATGNSCAAEFRICNPQGEERWVIARGQAEYDSEGNAVIFPGALADISDRKRVEIALKQKNQEAEASQRTLDALMAYIPEGITIADAPDVRVRQVSRYGQQLTGRPLEEVEGLPAAAHPEAWQVFSTDGSLATPEALPLTRAVQNGEVITNEEWLLQTAAGQRLVLLCNAGPIYNQEGTITGGIIAWRDITEFKQTEIALQRHQEHLNLAMAAARMGSWDWDIQLDVVQFSDNVKRLFDLDRDRDDCYESVMAMVHPDDLPRVERALHDAVHKQAEYNVELRVIRSDGTVCWILSLGRVFYSAMGIPLNMTGIDIDITDRKQAELALQQTTERLNVALKSAPISLFNQDLDLRYTWIYNPTHDLDKDQVIGQRDEDLASPETAAHLTYLKRQVITTGIGLREEVKVVANGQTSYYDLTIDPIHDDQNAIIGVTCAAVDISERVQIATERQQATTALQESEDCLRMAIESANMGIWDWNLLTNQLNWDTGCKAIFGLPPEADSSPERFYEGLHPDDRDRIRQVIAESLTQETGGNYDVEYRVIGLQDRVERWVRAKGQTYFDGDGNPLRFTGTILDITQQKQAEVAREQLLCREQAAREAAERANRIKDEFLAILSHELRSPLNPILGWAKLLQTKKLDAEKTARALETIERNAKLQTQLIDDLLDIAKILRGKLKIEPASVDPAFVVEAAIETVQAAADAKSIRIQTDLPEIGPIQGDGARIQQIIWNLLTNAIKFTPERGQITIQLAQVDHWAQLKVTDTGQGIRPEFLPHIFESFRQADASITRQFGGLGLGLAIVRYLAEAHGGTISADSPGEGKGATFTVSLPLLNQRPSPRKMAVLPGQIDLTGVRVIAVDDNPDGLALLTLLLGEYGAEVIGLESAAEVLSNLASFQPHVLVSDIGMPGMDGYELLRKIRALPPEQGGQVPAIALTAYVREEDSQKALDSGFQRHLSKPIEPDAIARAVAQLVQS